In the Neofelis nebulosa isolate mNeoNeb1 chromosome 11, mNeoNeb1.pri, whole genome shotgun sequence genome, one interval contains:
- the TBX1 gene encoding T-box transcription factor TBX1 isoform X2, translating into MHFSTVTRDMEAFTASSLSSLGAAGGFPGAASPGADPYGPREPPPPPRYDPCAAAAAPGAPGPPPHAYPFAPAAGAATSAAAEPEGPGASCAAAAKAPVKKNAKVASVSVQLEMKALWDEFNQLGTEMIVTKAGRRMFPTFQVKLFGMDPMADYMLLMDFVPVDDKRYRYAFHSSSWLVAGKADPATPGRVHYHPDSPAKGAQWMKQIVSFDKLKLTNNLLDDNGHIILNSMHRYQPRFHVVYVDPRKDSEKYAEENFKTFVFEETRFTAVTAYQNHRITQLKIASNPFAKGFRDCDPEDWPRNHRPGALPLMSAFARSRNPVASPTQPNGSEKEAAEARREFERDAGGPAVLGDPAHPPQLLARVLSPALPGAGGAGGLVPLPGAPGGRPSPPHPELRLEAPGASEPLHHHPYKYPAAAYDHYLGPKSRPAPYPLPGLRGHGYHPHTHAHPHHHHPAVSPAAAAAAAAAAAAAAAANMYSSAGAAPPGSYDYCPR; encoded by the exons ATGCACTTCAGCACGGTCACCAGGGATATGGAAG CCTTCACGGCCAGCAGCCTGAGCAGCCTGGGGGCCGCGGGGGGCTTCCCGGGCGCCGCGTCGCCGGGCGCCGACCCGTACGGCCCGCGCgagcccccgccgccgccgcgctaCGACCCgtgcgccgccgccgccgcccccggcgCCCCGGGCCCGCCGCCGCACGCCTACCCGTTCGCGCCGGCCGCCGGGGCCGCCACCAGCGCCGCCGCCGAGCCCGAGGGCCCCGGGGCCAGCTGCGCGGCCGCCGCCAAGGCGCCGGTGAAGAAGAACGCGAAGGTGGCCAGCGTGAGCGTGCAGCTGGAGATGAAGGCGCTGTGGGACGAGTTCAATCAGCTGGGCACCGAGATGATCGTCACCAAGGCCGGCAG GCGCATGTTCCCCACATTTCAAGTGAAGCTCTTCGGCATGGACCCCATGGCCGACTACATGCTCCTCATGGACTTCGTTCCAGTGGACGACAAGCGCTACCG GTATGCCTTCCACAGCTCCTCCTGGCTAGTAGCCGGGAAAGCGGACCCTGCCACACCAGGCCGTGTACACTACCACCCTGACTCGCCTGCCAAGGGTGCACAGTGGATGAAGCAAATTGTGTCCTTCGACAAGCTCAAGCTGACCAACAACCTGCTGGACGACAACGGCCAT ATTATTCTCAACTCCATGCACAGATACCAGCCCCGCTTCCATGTTGTCTATGTGGACCCACGCAAAGATAGTGAGAAATATGCTGAGGAGAACTTTAAGACCTTTGTGTTTGAGGAGACTCGCTTCACTGCGGTCACTGCTTACCAGAACCATCGG ATCACGCAGCTCAAGATAGCCAGCAACCCTTTCGCCAAAGGCTTTCGAGACTGCGACCCGGAGGACTG GCCCCGAAACCACCGGCCCGGCGCGCTGCCGCTTATGAGCGCCTTCGCTCGCTCGCGGAACCCGGTGGCCTCCCCCACACAGCCCAACGGGTCAGAGAAAG AGGCGGCCGAGGCTCGGCGAGAATTCGAGCGCGACGCGGGTGGACCGGCCGTGCTCGGGGACCCGGCGCACCCGCCTCAGCTGCTGGCACGGGTGCTGAGCCCAGCGCTGCCCGGGGCCGGTGGCGCGGGCGGTCTCGTCCCGCTGCCCGGCGCGCCCGGAGGCCGGCCCAGCCCTCCGCACCCGGAGCTGCGCCTGGAGGCGCCAGGCGCGTCGGAGCCGCTGCACCACCACCCGTATAAGTACCCGGCCGCCGCCTACGACCATTACCTCGGGCCCAAGAGCCGGCCGGCGCCCTACCCGCTGCCGGGCCTGCGCGGCCACGGCTACCACCCGCACACGCACGCGCATccgcaccaccaccaccccgccGTGAGCCcagccgctgccgctgccgccgccgccgccgccgctgccgctgccgccgccaaCATGTACTCGTCGGCCGGGGCCGCGCCGCCCGGCTCCTACGACTACTGCCCCAGATAA
- the TBX1 gene encoding T-box transcription factor TBX1 isoform X1, whose product MDARSPLSPRASAFSIASLVAAEAVERTARLGPRSSDQAKLRRLLGSPAGMHFSTVTRDMEAFTASSLSSLGAAGGFPGAASPGADPYGPREPPPPPRYDPCAAAAAPGAPGPPPHAYPFAPAAGAATSAAAEPEGPGASCAAAAKAPVKKNAKVASVSVQLEMKALWDEFNQLGTEMIVTKAGRRMFPTFQVKLFGMDPMADYMLLMDFVPVDDKRYRYAFHSSSWLVAGKADPATPGRVHYHPDSPAKGAQWMKQIVSFDKLKLTNNLLDDNGHIILNSMHRYQPRFHVVYVDPRKDSEKYAEENFKTFVFEETRFTAVTAYQNHRITQLKIASNPFAKGFRDCDPEDWPRNHRPGALPLMSAFARSRNPVASPTQPNGSEKEAAEARREFERDAGGPAVLGDPAHPPQLLARVLSPALPGAGGAGGLVPLPGAPGGRPSPPHPELRLEAPGASEPLHHHPYKYPAAAYDHYLGPKSRPAPYPLPGLRGHGYHPHTHAHPHHHHPAVSPAAAAAAAAAAAAAAAANMYSSAGAAPPGSYDYCPR is encoded by the exons ATGGACGCGCGGAGCCCGCTGTCTCCCCGGGCCAGCGCGTTCAGCATCGCCTCTCTGGTTGCAGCAGAGGCCGTAGAGCGCACAGCTCGCCTGGGTCCCCGGTCCTCCGACCAGGCGAAGCTTCGCCGGCTGCTGGGATCCCCGGCCGGGATGCACTTCAGCACGGTCACCAGGGATATGGAAG CCTTCACGGCCAGCAGCCTGAGCAGCCTGGGGGCCGCGGGGGGCTTCCCGGGCGCCGCGTCGCCGGGCGCCGACCCGTACGGCCCGCGCgagcccccgccgccgccgcgctaCGACCCgtgcgccgccgccgccgcccccggcgCCCCGGGCCCGCCGCCGCACGCCTACCCGTTCGCGCCGGCCGCCGGGGCCGCCACCAGCGCCGCCGCCGAGCCCGAGGGCCCCGGGGCCAGCTGCGCGGCCGCCGCCAAGGCGCCGGTGAAGAAGAACGCGAAGGTGGCCAGCGTGAGCGTGCAGCTGGAGATGAAGGCGCTGTGGGACGAGTTCAATCAGCTGGGCACCGAGATGATCGTCACCAAGGCCGGCAG GCGCATGTTCCCCACATTTCAAGTGAAGCTCTTCGGCATGGACCCCATGGCCGACTACATGCTCCTCATGGACTTCGTTCCAGTGGACGACAAGCGCTACCG GTATGCCTTCCACAGCTCCTCCTGGCTAGTAGCCGGGAAAGCGGACCCTGCCACACCAGGCCGTGTACACTACCACCCTGACTCGCCTGCCAAGGGTGCACAGTGGATGAAGCAAATTGTGTCCTTCGACAAGCTCAAGCTGACCAACAACCTGCTGGACGACAACGGCCAT ATTATTCTCAACTCCATGCACAGATACCAGCCCCGCTTCCATGTTGTCTATGTGGACCCACGCAAAGATAGTGAGAAATATGCTGAGGAGAACTTTAAGACCTTTGTGTTTGAGGAGACTCGCTTCACTGCGGTCACTGCTTACCAGAACCATCGG ATCACGCAGCTCAAGATAGCCAGCAACCCTTTCGCCAAAGGCTTTCGAGACTGCGACCCGGAGGACTG GCCCCGAAACCACCGGCCCGGCGCGCTGCCGCTTATGAGCGCCTTCGCTCGCTCGCGGAACCCGGTGGCCTCCCCCACACAGCCCAACGGGTCAGAGAAAG AGGCGGCCGAGGCTCGGCGAGAATTCGAGCGCGACGCGGGTGGACCGGCCGTGCTCGGGGACCCGGCGCACCCGCCTCAGCTGCTGGCACGGGTGCTGAGCCCAGCGCTGCCCGGGGCCGGTGGCGCGGGCGGTCTCGTCCCGCTGCCCGGCGCGCCCGGAGGCCGGCCCAGCCCTCCGCACCCGGAGCTGCGCCTGGAGGCGCCAGGCGCGTCGGAGCCGCTGCACCACCACCCGTATAAGTACCCGGCCGCCGCCTACGACCATTACCTCGGGCCCAAGAGCCGGCCGGCGCCCTACCCGCTGCCGGGCCTGCGCGGCCACGGCTACCACCCGCACACGCACGCGCATccgcaccaccaccaccccgccGTGAGCCcagccgctgccgctgccgccgccgccgccgccgctgccgctgccgccgccaaCATGTACTCGTCGGCCGGGGCCGCGCCGCCCGGCTCCTACGACTACTGCCCCAGATAA